The [Clostridium] colinum genome includes the window AGGGATGTACTTAAAAATATAAAGGGTAAATTTTTATTATCTTACAATGATTGTGAAGAAATAAGAGAACTTTACAAAGATTTTAATATTGAAGAAATAGAAAGACATAACAATTTAATGGCTAGATATAAAAATAAAGATAAAAACTATAGAGAGCTTATAATTAAAAACTATTAATTAAAGAAAGGAGAAAGCTACTTGACTAAATTTAAAAAAACAAGAAAACATTTTAAAATAGACACTTTTCCAAAAGAAATAGTTGAAAAAGTTGACGAAATGCTTAGTGATAAGAATAATACATATTTAGATGTTAAAAGATTTTTAAATAGTCAAGGGTTTTCTATTTCTTTAGGTGCTATAGGTAGATATGCTTTAAATAGAGATAAAATTTTAGATAAAATTATGCAAGCACAAGAACAAGCTAGAATATTATCTAAAGTTATAAAAGAAAGTGAAAGCACAGATTATACTGAAGCAGGTATACAAATAGCAACAGCAGAACTTACTAAAAAATTAGCAGAAGCTAGAGAAGATTTTGATGACCTTGATGTTAATGATATAGTTAAGTTACTTGGAAATTTATCAAGAGTAAAAAAACAAAAAACTAGGGCAGAAAGTGAAATAAAATCTAAACGAGAGCTAGCTTATGAGGCTTATGAAGAAGAAATATTATCCTTAATAAAAGGAGACAAAGAACTTGAAACAGATGCTTTTAAATTTTTAAGTAAGTTGAAAGGTAGGTTTTTAAATAATGAATAAAATAACCAGACAATTACAGTTTTTAGAAGAAGAAAGACAAATACAAAAAAGTAATAAAAAAGATATTGAATTGTTTGAAACTTACCTTTATAAAAATGATAGTCCTTTTAAAAATACTATTATAAAAAGATATGAAAAAGGTATAAGTATAAATACTTTAAGAAAAGAATTATCAGCCGTTGATTTAGAGTATTTTGCAAAAGCTTATTTACCACATTATTTTACAAGAGAAACACCTAAATTTCATAAAGAACTTGATAAGATTTGGGTAGAAAATGTTATTAAAAATAAAAATGTGTTAATAGAAAATGAAGAAGTAAACAAGTTGCAAGGTAGTAAAGTTACAATAACAGCACCACGTGGACACGCAAAGTCTACAAACTTTACATTTAAAGATACTTTACACGCTTGTTTATATAAGTATAAAAATTATATTTTAATATTATCAGATAGTACAGAACAGGCAGAAGGCTTTTTAGATGATATAAAAACAGAACTTGAAGAAAATGAGCTTATAAAAAAAGATTTTGGGAATATGATAGGCAAAGTATGGAATACAAGTGTAATAGTTTTATCTAATAATGTAAAAGTAGAAGCAATAGGTTCTGGTAAAAAAATAAGGGGTAGAAGACATAGAAACTTTAGACCAGATTTAATTGTACTAGATGATATAGAAAATGATGAAAATGTTAATACGTTTGACCAAAGAAAAAAATTAGAAAATTGGTTTTATAAAGCAGTATCAAAAGCAGGAGATACTTATACAGATATATGTTATATAGGGACACTTTTACATTATGACAGCCTACTTGCTAAAGTAATGAAAAATCCTACATATAAAGTAGCTAAATATCAAGGGGTTATACAGTTTGCTAAAAATACAGGTTTATGGAATATATGGGAAAAAATATATTCAAACCTTGAAGATAATAATAGAGAAGAAAGTGCTAAAGAATTTTTTGAAGCTAATAAAGATGAAATGCTAGAAGATACAAAAGTTTTATGGGAAGAAAAATGGAGTTACTATGATTTAATGGTAATGAGATTATCAGAAGGCGTTAACTCTTTTAATAGTGAGATACAAAATGAACCTATAAATCCAGAAGATTGTTTATTTAATCCAGAATGGTTTGAATATTACAACAAAGAACAAGTAGACTTTAAAAATAAAGATTTTATATTTTTTGGAGCAGTAGACCCATCACTTGCTAAAAATAAAAATTCAGATACCTCAGCTATTGTTATATTAGCGAAAAATATAAAAAATGGTTATTTATATATTTTAAAGGCTAGTATAGAAAGAAGAAAGCCAGATGTAATAATAGAAGACATTATAAATATACATAAAAAGTTAATTAATGATTATGGCAAAGGGTTTAGTTTATTTGGAGTAGAAGAAGTACAGTTTCAATCATTTTTTAAAGATGTATTAAAAAAAGAATGTTTAAAAAGAAAAATATATTTAAATGTTGAAGGTGTAAAAAATACAACAAATAAAAATGTTAGGATAGAAAGTTTACAACCTTATATAAAAAATGGCTATGTAAAATTTAATAAAGATGATAAAACATTACTTCAACAGTTAGAGCAATTTCCACTTGCAAAATATGATGATGGAGCAGATGCTTTAGAAATGGTAGTTAAATTAGCTATAAATAGTAGTTATTCAAATAAACCAGATTATAAAACAGTAATAAGAAGAAGTTTAAATTTTAGGAAGGGAGCTTATTAAAAATGTTTAATATATTTAAGAAAAAAACAAAAGAATTAGGAAGAATACTTTCAAAAATACATATGCCAACATTTTTAGGGACTTCAAGTTACCCTTC containing:
- the terL gene encoding phage terminase large subunit; the protein is MNKITRQLQFLEEERQIQKSNKKDIELFETYLYKNDSPFKNTIIKRYEKGISINTLRKELSAVDLEYFAKAYLPHYFTRETPKFHKELDKIWVENVIKNKNVLIENEEVNKLQGSKVTITAPRGHAKSTNFTFKDTLHACLYKYKNYILILSDSTEQAEGFLDDIKTELEENELIKKDFGNMIGKVWNTSVIVLSNNVKVEAIGSGKKIRGRRHRNFRPDLIVLDDIENDENVNTFDQRKKLENWFYKAVSKAGDTYTDICYIGTLLHYDSLLAKVMKNPTYKVAKYQGVIQFAKNTGLWNIWEKIYSNLEDNNREESAKEFFEANKDEMLEDTKVLWEEKWSYYDLMVMRLSEGVNSFNSEIQNEPINPEDCLFNPEWFEYYNKEQVDFKNKDFIFFGAVDPSLAKNKNSDTSAIVILAKNIKNGYLYILKASIERRKPDVIIEDIINIHKKLINDYGKGFSLFGVEEVQFQSFFKDVLKKECLKRKIYLNVEGVKNTTNKNVRIESLQPYIKNGYVKFNKDDKTLLQQLEQFPLAKYDDGADALEMVVKLAINSSYSNKPDYKTVIRRSLNFRKGAY
- a CDS encoding phage protein Gp27 family protein, producing the protein MTKFKKTRKHFKIDTFPKEIVEKVDEMLSDKNNTYLDVKRFLNSQGFSISLGAIGRYALNRDKILDKIMQAQEQARILSKVIKESESTDYTEAGIQIATAELTKKLAEAREDFDDLDVNDIVKLLGNLSRVKKQKTRAESEIKSKRELAYEAYEEEILSLIKGDKELETDAFKFLSKLKGRFLNNE